A stretch of the uncultured Trichococcus sp. genome encodes the following:
- the aspS gene encoding aspartate--tRNA ligase — protein MERRTEYCGLLTEASVGQTVVANGWVNKRRDLGGLIFIHLRDREGIVQVVFNTEFSEEAFRIAETIRGEYVLQVKGKVVLREANQINPNIGTGTIEIEAESVEILAKAKTPPFYIEGDVNVSDELRMKYRYIDLRRDKMMNNMKIRHQTTRTVRNYLDDLNFMDIETPYLTKSTPEGARDYIVPSRVHQGEFYALPQSPQLFKQMLMGAGFDRYYQIVRCFRDEDLRGDRQPEFTQVDIETSFLSAEEIQEITENMLQKVMKDVLGKDIPAPFPRISYDEAMNRFGSDKPDTRFALELIDMNEFAKTSSFNVFKATSENGGQVRGLNVKGKADAYSRKDMDNLIEYAKQYGAKGMAWMKVEEDGLKGAVAKFFTEDSEELIRLMDAEPGDLLVFVADKKEIVYQALGELRLKFGRDLDLIDKSQFAFVWVVDWPLLEYDADAKRYTAMHHPFTRPNDEDLAKLADHPEEVYAQAYDIVLNGYEIGGGSLRIHTREVQEQMFAALGFSKEDAEEEFGFLLDAFDYGFPPHGGIALGLDRLVMLLTGESNIREVIAFPKNGKAFDPMTNAPSEVSAAQLKELSLKIASLD, from the coding sequence GACTTAGGCGGATTGATCTTTATCCATCTGCGTGATCGTGAAGGCATCGTCCAAGTCGTATTCAATACAGAATTCAGCGAAGAAGCCTTCCGCATTGCGGAAACGATCCGTGGGGAATATGTCCTGCAGGTCAAAGGTAAAGTGGTCTTGCGTGAAGCAAATCAAATCAATCCGAATATCGGTACAGGAACGATCGAAATCGAAGCGGAATCCGTGGAAATTTTAGCGAAAGCGAAAACACCGCCGTTCTATATCGAAGGTGATGTGAACGTGTCCGATGAATTGCGTATGAAATACCGTTACATCGATTTGAGAAGAGACAAAATGATGAACAACATGAAAATTCGCCATCAAACGACGCGCACTGTTCGCAACTATTTGGACGACTTGAATTTTATGGACATCGAAACACCTTATTTGACGAAATCGACCCCGGAAGGTGCTCGTGACTACATCGTTCCATCCCGTGTCCACCAAGGCGAATTCTATGCGTTACCGCAATCGCCGCAACTGTTCAAACAAATGCTGATGGGCGCAGGCTTTGACCGCTATTACCAGATTGTCCGTTGCTTCCGCGATGAAGATCTGCGCGGTGACAGACAGCCTGAATTCACGCAAGTGGACATCGAAACCAGTTTCCTGTCCGCGGAGGAGATCCAGGAAATCACCGAAAACATGCTTCAAAAAGTCATGAAGGACGTTCTGGGCAAAGACATTCCGGCTCCGTTCCCTCGCATCTCCTACGATGAAGCGATGAACCGTTTCGGTAGCGATAAGCCTGATACCCGTTTCGCTTTGGAACTGATCGACATGAATGAATTCGCGAAAACATCTTCATTCAACGTTTTCAAAGCAACAAGTGAAAACGGCGGCCAAGTCCGTGGATTGAATGTCAAAGGCAAGGCTGATGCTTATTCACGCAAAGACATGGATAATCTGATCGAATACGCCAAACAATACGGCGCAAAAGGCATGGCTTGGATGAAAGTCGAAGAGGACGGACTGAAAGGCGCCGTGGCGAAATTCTTCACGGAAGACAGCGAAGAATTGATCAGACTGATGGATGCGGAGCCTGGCGACTTGCTTGTGTTTGTTGCTGACAAAAAAGAAATCGTCTATCAAGCTTTAGGTGAGCTCCGTCTGAAGTTCGGTCGCGACCTTGATCTGATCGACAAATCCCAGTTTGCTTTCGTTTGGGTTGTGGATTGGCCATTGCTCGAGTACGATGCGGATGCAAAACGTTATACTGCCATGCATCATCCGTTCACTCGTCCTAATGATGAGGACCTTGCCAAACTAGCCGATCATCCGGAAGAAGTCTATGCACAAGCTTATGATATCGTCCTGAATGGCTATGAAATCGGCGGTGGATCCTTGCGTATCCATACACGAGAAGTACAGGAGCAGATGTTTGCGGCGCTTGGCTTCAGTAAAGAAGATGCCGAAGAGGAGTTCGGTTTCTTGCTGGATGCTTTCGACTACGGCTTCCCACCGCATGGCGGTATCGCTTTAGGATTGGATCGTCTGGTCATGCTGTTGACAGGCGAATCGAATATCCGCGAAGTGATCGCTTTCCCTAAAAACGGAAAAGCTTTTGACCCGATGACAAACGCACCAAGCGAAGTTAGCGCAGCTCAGTTGAAAGAATTGAGCCTGAAAATCGCCTCATTGGACTAA
- a CDS encoding deoxyribonuclease IV, with protein MLKIGSHVSMGGKKMLLGSAEEAASYGSSVFMIYTGAPQNTRRKSVDEMNIPEGTDYMAKHGLVELVVHAPYIINLANTTKPDHFEFAIGFLRDEIVRAQALGAKQITLHPGSHVGAGPEIGIKQIIKGLNEVLEPRQTAQIALETMAGKGTEIGRTFEELAAIMDGVVHNDKLSVTLDTCHTNDAGYNVKEDFDGVLEEFDRVIGLERLKMVHVNDSKNERGAHKDRHANIGFGTIGFETLNKIVHHPQLQDLPKILETPFVGEDKKNKKAPYRFELDMLKAQTFNPRLLEDILKQ; from the coding sequence ATGTTAAAGATAGGTTCACATGTTTCTATGGGCGGCAAAAAAATGTTGCTTGGATCAGCTGAAGAGGCTGCGTCTTACGGTTCTTCGGTATTTATGATCTACACAGGCGCTCCGCAGAATACCCGGAGAAAAAGCGTCGATGAGATGAATATTCCGGAAGGCACGGATTATATGGCGAAGCACGGTTTGGTCGAACTGGTCGTGCATGCTCCCTACATCATCAACTTGGCGAATACAACAAAACCGGATCATTTTGAATTCGCAATCGGATTTTTGCGCGATGAAATCGTGCGGGCCCAAGCGCTCGGCGCAAAACAAATCACGCTGCATCCTGGTTCGCATGTCGGCGCTGGCCCTGAAATAGGCATCAAGCAGATCATCAAGGGCCTGAATGAAGTGCTGGAGCCTCGTCAGACTGCGCAGATAGCGTTGGAAACGATGGCCGGAAAAGGCACGGAAATCGGCCGGACGTTTGAAGAGTTGGCAGCCATCATGGACGGCGTCGTCCACAACGATAAGTTGTCCGTAACGTTGGATACGTGCCATACGAACGATGCGGGATATAACGTCAAAGAGGACTTCGACGGTGTTTTGGAGGAATTCGACCGCGTCATCGGTCTGGAGCGTCTGAAAATGGTCCATGTCAACGACTCGAAAAACGAGAGAGGGGCCCACAAGGACAGGCATGCGAACATCGGGTTCGGCACCATCGGCTTTGAAACTTTGAACAAAATTGTTCACCATCCGCAACTGCAGGATTTGCCGAAAATATTGGAGACGCCGTTTGTGGGCGAGGACAAAAAGAACAAGAAGGCGCCTTACCGGTTCGAACTGGATATGCTGAAGGCACAGACATTCAATCCGAGATTGTTGGAAGATATACTGAAACAGTAA
- a CDS encoding LemA family protein, which translates to MKGWLKGLIGVFIAVLLLGVPLVSSYNGLVTEESNVDVQWANVESKLQRRYDLIPNLVESVKGAMEQEQEVFGAIADARARISSAQTTEEQVAASNEMESALSRLLVIVENYPELKSNEQVTALMDELAGTENRISVERDRYNEAVQQYNNKVKRFPGSLMAGLFGFDEKSYFEAASGAETAPSVDLNTDDE; encoded by the coding sequence ATGAAAGGTTGGCTGAAGGGCTTAATCGGTGTGTTTATTGCGGTGTTGCTATTGGGCGTGCCGTTGGTCAGCTCCTATAACGGGTTGGTGACGGAGGAGAGCAACGTCGATGTGCAATGGGCGAATGTGGAAAGCAAGCTCCAAAGACGTTATGACTTGATCCCCAACTTGGTGGAATCGGTAAAAGGCGCCATGGAACAGGAACAGGAAGTTTTCGGTGCAATCGCTGACGCCCGTGCAAGAATCAGCAGTGCCCAGACGACGGAAGAACAGGTTGCCGCCAGCAACGAGATGGAATCGGCACTCTCGCGATTGTTGGTGATTGTTGAGAACTATCCGGAACTGAAATCGAACGAACAAGTGACTGCTCTGATGGATGAACTGGCAGGCACGGAAAACAGGATTTCAGTCGAAAGGGATCGTTACAACGAAGCGGTTCAACAATACAACAACAAAGTCAAACGGTTCCCGGGATCGCTCATGGCAGGACTTTTCGGATTTGACGAAAAATCTTATTTTGAAGCGGCAAGCGGCGCCGAGACCGCTCCTAGTGTAGATTTGAACACAGATGATGAATAA
- a CDS encoding TPM domain-containing protein — MKKKARWQLLVVLGAFFFSMAFAPPKHAQSLPDPTNDFYVYDPSGTLSEETKTFIMSVNEQYELTEEKPQVVVAVVDSLQGGTIEEYSVDLFEKWGIGQADADNGVLILLALEEREIRFEIGYGLEGALTDSRTGRILDNHLDYLSANDFDGGLKEIFTEAAVVVNEEYQYDDEVIFSGYPVDTTQYSDGDSSFFASLVQFLFILLLLSFFFGGRGGRGGRGGRGGGMNPLWWLLLSGGGGSYRGSNHRGGYGGGFGGGGFGGGGGFGGGGSSGGGGSSRGF, encoded by the coding sequence ATGAAGAAAAAGGCGCGTTGGCAACTGCTTGTGGTTTTGGGAGCATTTTTCTTTTCAATGGCGTTCGCGCCGCCCAAACATGCGCAGTCGTTGCCTGATCCGACAAACGATTTTTATGTCTATGATCCAAGCGGCACGCTCTCCGAAGAAACGAAAACATTCATCATGAGTGTGAATGAACAATACGAATTGACGGAAGAGAAGCCCCAAGTTGTTGTGGCGGTGGTCGATTCACTGCAGGGAGGGACTATCGAGGAGTATTCCGTCGACCTGTTTGAAAAGTGGGGAATTGGCCAGGCCGATGCCGATAACGGTGTACTGATTTTGTTGGCTCTGGAGGAAAGGGAAATCCGCTTCGAAATCGGATACGGTCTGGAAGGAGCCTTGACGGACAGCCGAACCGGCAGAATCCTGGACAATCATTTGGACTATCTTTCGGCCAATGATTTCGATGGCGGACTGAAAGAAATCTTTACGGAGGCCGCTGTTGTCGTCAATGAGGAATACCAATACGATGATGAAGTGATTTTCTCCGGTTATCCTGTCGATACAACGCAATACTCCGATGGCGATTCATCGTTCTTCGCGTCACTGGTCCAATTCCTGTTCATCCTGTTGCTGCTGTCCTTCTTTTTCGGCGGCAGAGGCGGACGCGGTGGACGCGGTGGACGCGGCGGCGGAATGAACCCATTGTGGTGGCTGCTGCTGAGCGGCGGCGGGGGTAGTTACCGCGGCAGCAATCATCGTGGCGGATATGGCGGCGGTTTCGGAGGCGGCGGCTTTGGCGGGGGAGGCGGCTTCGGAGGCGGTGGATCTTCCGGAGGCGGCGGGTCAAGCAGAGGTTTCTGA
- a CDS encoding pyruvate, water dikinase regulatory protein yields MEQQEQQDLHFIIISDSVGDTARKVLQAVLAQFPSITVHMYHYPFIRKMKDLEPVLEEAKELKAFVIHTLVVENLSEFTDDFCAAEKLPCYNILKDLVRDISEKTGQQPLKRAGALHRLDDEYFNRISAIEFAVKYDDGKDPKGFLDADLVLLGVSRTSKTPLSMFLANKNIKVANLPIMPEASVPDEIWHVDPKKIVGLTNDAEVLNSFRKERMIAYGLSPETIYSDMDRIRAELEYAYELYNKLGCIVINVSKRSIEETAAIIMSSLEISDTTIIP; encoded by the coding sequence ATGGAACAACAAGAGCAACAGGACTTACATTTTATCATCATATCCGACTCAGTAGGGGATACCGCCAGGAAAGTCCTCCAGGCTGTCTTAGCACAATTCCCATCGATAACGGTTCATATGTATCATTATCCATTCATCAGGAAAATGAAGGATCTGGAGCCTGTATTGGAAGAGGCCAAAGAGCTGAAAGCATTCGTCATCCATACTTTGGTCGTAGAGAACTTGAGCGAATTCACAGACGATTTCTGTGCTGCTGAAAAGTTGCCTTGCTATAACATACTGAAGGATCTGGTCAGGGATATTTCCGAAAAAACCGGGCAACAACCACTCAAGAGAGCGGGCGCCCTGCATCGTTTGGACGACGAATATTTCAACCGGATCAGCGCCATCGAATTTGCCGTCAAATATGATGACGGTAAAGATCCAAAAGGTTTCTTGGATGCTGACCTTGTTCTGCTCGGCGTTTCCCGCACTTCAAAGACGCCGCTCTCCATGTTTTTGGCCAATAAGAACATCAAAGTAGCCAACCTGCCGATTATGCCGGAAGCTTCGGTTCCAGATGAAATCTGGCACGTGGATCCTAAGAAAATCGTCGGATTGACCAATGATGCTGAAGTATTGAATAGTTTCCGCAAGGAGCGTATGATTGCCTACGGATTATCACCAGAAACCATCTATTCGGATATGGACCGTATCCGCGCCGAGCTGGAATACGCCTATGAACTTTACAACAAATTGGGTTGCATCGTCATCAACGTATCCAAGCGCTCTATAGAAGAAACAGCCGCCATCATCATGAGCAGCCTCGAAATTTCAGACACGACCATTATTCCCTGA
- a CDS encoding Fur family transcriptional regulator, with protein MPVDTVTIALQRLKKHGYKYTQKREDIITVFVEANRYLSAKAVLHALEDEYPTLSYDTIYRNLYTFVEVGILEETELNNEKLFQITCLHEGHHHHHFICQQCGMTIALQMCPMDFFEQQLEGCQISSHRFEIFGVCKNCLAAG; from the coding sequence ATGCCGGTAGATACTGTAACAATTGCACTGCAGAGATTAAAAAAACACGGTTATAAATATACTCAAAAAAGAGAAGATATCATTACAGTTTTTGTGGAAGCTAACCGCTATTTGTCTGCAAAAGCTGTCCTGCATGCCTTGGAGGATGAATATCCGACACTCAGCTATGATACGATTTACCGAAATCTGTATACTTTTGTTGAAGTTGGGATTTTGGAAGAAACAGAATTGAACAACGAAAAACTATTCCAGATCACTTGTTTGCATGAGGGGCACCACCATCATCACTTTATTTGTCAACAATGCGGAATGACGATTGCTTTGCAGATGTGTCCAATGGATTTCTTCGAGCAACAGTTGGAAGGATGCCAAATTTCTTCCCATCGCTTCGAAATATTCGGTGTTTGCAAGAACTGCCTAGCTGCTGGATAG
- a CDS encoding IS1634 family transposase has translation MFVKVTKNREGTQYVSIVEGYRDKDKVKQRTIKSLGKLKELEAGNPNYLSELKEDVKAGKFQPEPETLSLTLDLNKKISNPLQNYGWLLLDEIFRSLGLAKVLRVHQKGTNSKIDLNESLRLLTVKRILDPQSKWKSVQSQGDLFGDFNLSPQDVYRSLDTFSLLSEQIQLQMHHVISKSVGRTGALVFYDVTNYYFETDLDDEPIEVDGETLPAFRKRGPSKEKRPNPIVQMGLFMDTNGIPIAFRLFPGNCVDVKTYLPAVEQIKKQFGIERIVVVADKGMNSKNNIIETLKNKDGYLFSQKVRGTRGAPKDIQKFALDSEDWIINEQETFAKKSMIRKRKVDKKEITEKILVTWNQKYDFREKIRREKSVEYAEKLTAGERFRMTMKKGGKRYLDVETVDEETGEIKRLVPHISIDEEKIAFDEQFDGINVLITSETEMSDQEMLDSYRSLSRIEDCFKVLKTNFDARPIYVWTQPHIEAHFLICFISLTIMRLLEHKLEWQLSPERIQSALLSAQCRPLEKGYWEVFGNEDFLKINELLGKKWSHQFVPLEVLRTYAK, from the coding sequence ATGTTTGTAAAAGTGACTAAGAACCGCGAAGGCACGCAGTATGTTTCAATTGTGGAAGGCTATCGCGACAAAGATAAAGTAAAACAACGTACCATCAAATCTTTGGGAAAGTTGAAAGAACTGGAAGCCGGGAATCCTAATTATTTATCGGAATTAAAGGAGGACGTAAAGGCAGGTAAGTTTCAACCGGAACCGGAAACCCTTTCTCTCACCCTCGATTTGAATAAAAAAATATCAAATCCACTCCAAAACTACGGTTGGCTCCTTTTGGATGAAATATTCAGGAGCCTTGGGCTCGCAAAGGTTTTGCGAGTACATCAAAAAGGAACGAATTCAAAAATCGATTTGAATGAATCGTTGCGTCTACTGACGGTGAAAAGGATTTTAGATCCCCAAAGCAAATGGAAAAGCGTTCAGTCCCAAGGGGACTTGTTTGGGGATTTTAATCTATCTCCTCAGGATGTCTACCGATCGTTGGATACTTTCAGCCTACTGAGCGAACAGATTCAGTTGCAGATGCACCATGTCATCTCAAAAAGCGTCGGGCGCACGGGAGCATTGGTCTTTTATGATGTCACGAACTACTACTTTGAAACCGATTTGGATGACGAGCCTATTGAGGTGGATGGGGAGACGCTCCCTGCTTTTCGGAAACGGGGCCCCAGCAAGGAGAAGCGGCCCAATCCTATAGTACAGATGGGTTTGTTCATGGACACCAATGGGATTCCCATTGCATTCCGGTTGTTTCCTGGGAACTGCGTGGATGTTAAAACCTACCTACCCGCAGTGGAGCAAATAAAAAAACAGTTCGGGATTGAGCGAATCGTTGTCGTAGCTGACAAAGGGATGAACAGTAAGAACAATATCATTGAGACACTCAAAAATAAGGACGGATACCTTTTCAGTCAAAAAGTTCGTGGCACCAGAGGTGCTCCAAAGGACATTCAAAAATTCGCGCTTGATTCTGAAGATTGGATCATCAATGAACAGGAGACCTTCGCAAAAAAATCGATGATTCGAAAAAGAAAAGTTGATAAAAAGGAAATTACAGAAAAAATCCTCGTAACCTGGAATCAGAAGTATGACTTCCGAGAAAAAATCCGTCGTGAGAAATCGGTGGAGTATGCAGAGAAGTTAACTGCTGGTGAGAGATTCCGGATGACCATGAAAAAAGGTGGCAAACGATACTTGGATGTAGAAACTGTCGATGAAGAGACTGGAGAAATCAAGAGGCTCGTGCCACACATCTCCATCGATGAGGAGAAAATTGCATTTGATGAGCAGTTTGATGGCATCAACGTACTGATCACCAGCGAGACGGAAATGAGCGATCAAGAGATGTTGGACAGCTATCGCTCATTGAGTCGCATTGAGGATTGTTTCAAAGTACTCAAGACGAACTTTGATGCGCGTCCAATTTATGTCTGGACCCAACCCCATATCGAAGCACATTTTTTGATTTGCTTCATCTCTCTGACGATCATGCGGCTGCTGGAACATAAGCTGGAATGGCAACTTAGCCCAGAAAGAATACAGAGTGCCCTACTCAGCGCACAGTGCCGTCCGTTGGAAAAGGGATATTGGGAAGTCTTTGGAAACGAGGATTTCCTGAAAATAAACGAACTTCTCGGTAAAAAATGGAGCCATCAATTTGTTCCGTTAGAAGTCCTTCGGACTTACGCAAAATAA
- the rpsU gene encoding 30S ribosomal protein S21 — protein sequence MSKTVVRKNESLDDALRRFKRTVSKTGTLQDARKHEFYEKPSVRRKKKSEAARKRKF from the coding sequence ATGTCAAAAACAGTTGTTCGTAAAAACGAATCTCTTGATGATGCTCTTCGTCGCTTTAAACGTACTGTTTCAAAAACTGGAACTCTACAAGACGCTCGTAAACATGAATTTTATGAAAAGCCAAGTGTGAGACGCAAGAAAAAATCTGAAGCTGCCAGAAAACGTAAATTCTAA
- a CDS encoding PhoH family protein — translation MDASVLPQLFGSQDKHLKMLEDAMHVTITSRGMKIEISGEEQAVDKARSLLKQLLELLARGIPISQTDIVTAIKMSERGSLDFFINLYEEEIGRTYAGKPIRAKNFGQRQYVQAVKKKDVVFGIGPAGTGKTFLAVVMAVEALKNGKVKKIILTRPAVEAGENLGFLPGDLKEKVDPYLRPVYDALYAIYGVEHTTRLMDRGVIEIAPLAYMRGRTLEDAFIILDEAQNTTVAQMKMFLTRLGFGSKMIVNGDKTQIDLPKGAVSGLIDAEKKLRGIPDITFVTFDTYDVVRHPVVASIIKAYDAK, via the coding sequence ATGGACGCATCCGTTTTGCCTCAATTATTTGGATCGCAGGATAAACATCTGAAGATGCTGGAAGATGCTATGCATGTGACCATTACCAGCCGTGGCATGAAAATCGAAATCAGTGGCGAAGAACAGGCTGTCGACAAGGCCCGTTCCTTATTGAAGCAACTATTGGAATTATTAGCGCGCGGCATCCCTATTTCACAAACAGATATCGTCACAGCTATAAAAATGTCGGAACGCGGAAGCCTCGACTTCTTCATCAACCTTTATGAGGAAGAAATCGGCAGAACATACGCAGGCAAGCCAATCCGGGCGAAGAATTTCGGTCAAAGACAGTACGTACAGGCCGTCAAGAAAAAAGATGTCGTCTTCGGAATAGGGCCTGCCGGGACCGGGAAAACATTCTTGGCCGTGGTGATGGCCGTTGAAGCTCTGAAGAACGGCAAAGTAAAAAAGATTATCCTTACCCGTCCGGCTGTTGAGGCCGGCGAAAATCTCGGTTTCCTGCCTGGTGATCTGAAGGAAAAAGTTGACCCTTATCTGCGGCCGGTCTATGATGCGCTTTATGCCATCTACGGAGTCGAGCACACGACCCGCTTGATGGACAGGGGTGTCATCGAAATTGCACCGCTTGCGTACATGCGCGGACGGACCTTGGAAGATGCCTTCATCATACTTGATGAAGCTCAGAACACGACTGTCGCACAAATGAAGATGTTCTTGACGCGTCTCGGTTTCGGGTCAAAAATGATCGTCAACGGCGACAAGACCCAAATTGACTTGCCGAAAGGTGCCGTTTCAGGCTTGATCGATGCCGAGAAAAAACTACGGGGTATCCCGGATATCACTTTTGTCACCTTTGACACTTATGATGTCGTGCGCCACCCGGTCGTTGCGAGCATCATCAAAGCATACGATGCCAAATAG
- the ybeY gene encoding rRNA maturation RNase YbeY encodes MEIDIFDETESVQNEHTELVHSLISFAGEFLKLPPETELSITFVDNERIKEINREYRNKDQATDVISFALNDDMDDDFPINMDSITGVFPTNIGDIIISTDKTAEQAQSYGHSFERELGFLALHGFLHLNGYDHMTEEDEKEMFGLQKEILDAYGLKRDE; translated from the coding sequence ATGGAAATAGATATTTTTGATGAAACAGAATCTGTACAGAATGAGCACACCGAATTGGTCCATTCCTTGATTTCTTTTGCGGGGGAGTTTCTGAAGTTGCCGCCCGAAACTGAATTGTCGATCACCTTTGTGGACAACGAACGCATCAAGGAAATCAACCGTGAATACCGCAATAAAGACCAGGCCACGGATGTCATCAGTTTTGCGCTGAACGATGATATGGATGACGACTTCCCGATCAATATGGACAGCATAACTGGCGTTTTTCCGACTAATATCGGCGATATCATCATCTCGACCGATAAGACAGCCGAACAAGCTCAGTCATATGGCCACAGTTTCGAAAGGGAACTGGGTTTCCTTGCTTTGCATGGTTTTCTGCATTTGAATGGTTATGATCACATGACGGAGGAAGACGAAAAGGAAATGTTTGGTCTTCAGAAAGAGATACTGGATGCTTATGGACTTAAAAGGGACGAGTAG
- a CDS encoding diacylglycerol kinase family protein gives MGKIGKNPNFFASVKHALDGIGIILKEEKNMRSHALFGLIPLLLAWFFESSPMEWIVIIFCIFLVIIMEFLNTIFENVVDLVTDYEYHPLAKKAKDIAAGAVLVTAFFAVLIAAIIFLPKFVELYYKLI, from the coding sequence ATGGGGAAAATCGGGAAGAATCCAAATTTTTTTGCTTCAGTGAAGCATGCGTTGGACGGCATCGGCATTATCCTCAAAGAAGAAAAAAACATGCGCAGTCATGCCTTATTCGGTTTGATACCGCTACTGCTGGCGTGGTTCTTCGAATCGAGTCCAATGGAATGGATCGTCATCATTTTCTGCATATTTCTGGTCATCATCATGGAGTTTCTGAACACGATATTTGAAAATGTGGTCGATTTGGTGACGGATTACGAATATCATCCTCTCGCAAAGAAAGCAAAGGACATTGCTGCCGGAGCGGTCTTGGTTACGGCATTCTTTGCCGTCCTTATTGCTGCCATCATATTTTTGCCCAAGTTCGTGGAATTATATTATAAGTTAATTTGA
- the era gene encoding GTPase Era: MNKKEGFKSGFVSIIGRPNVGKSTLLNRIVGQKVAIMSDVPQTTRNKIQGVVTSDDSQIVFIDTPGIHKPQTRLNDFMLKSAYSTFNEVDLVLFMVNAAEKRGAGDNFILEKLKNLRTPKFLIINKIDQVKPEELLKIIMDYTSDNEFNEVIPISAIQGNNVDEMMATIKKYMPEGPKFYPDDQVTDHPEYFVVSEFIREKILQLTKEEVPHSVAVVVESMLRNEDDKVHVHATIIVDRASQKGIIIGKGGKMLKEVGVRARRDIEAMLGDKIYLELWVKVQKDWRDKQNYLQDYGYRQKDYD; this comes from the coding sequence ATGAATAAAAAAGAAGGTTTCAAATCAGGATTCGTCTCCATCATCGGGAGACCGAACGTTGGGAAATCGACACTGTTGAACCGCATCGTCGGTCAAAAGGTCGCCATCATGAGCGATGTCCCGCAGACTACCCGCAATAAGATCCAAGGCGTTGTCACTTCGGATGATTCCCAGATCGTCTTCATCGACACACCCGGAATCCACAAACCGCAGACGCGCTTGAACGATTTCATGCTGAAGAGCGCATACAGCACCTTCAATGAAGTGGATTTGGTTCTGTTCATGGTCAATGCGGCAGAAAAAAGAGGAGCGGGCGACAATTTCATTCTTGAGAAACTCAAGAACCTGCGCACGCCGAAATTCTTGATCATCAACAAAATCGATCAGGTCAAACCAGAAGAATTGTTGAAAATCATCATGGACTATACTTCCGATAATGAATTCAATGAAGTGATACCGATTTCTGCGATTCAAGGGAACAATGTCGATGAAATGATGGCTACCATCAAAAAATACATGCCGGAGGGACCAAAATTTTATCCGGACGATCAAGTGACGGACCATCCTGAATACTTTGTTGTCTCCGAGTTCATCCGAGAAAAAATACTTCAGTTGACCAAAGAAGAAGTGCCGCATTCGGTGGCGGTTGTCGTGGAGTCGATGCTACGCAACGAAGACGACAAAGTGCATGTCCATGCAACCATCATCGTCGATCGTGCCAGCCAGAAAGGTATCATCATAGGCAAAGGCGGGAAAATGCTGAAAGAAGTTGGTGTCCGGGCGCGTCGCGATATCGAAGCGATGCTTGGTGACAAAATTTACCTGGAACTATGGGTGAAGGTTCAAAAAGATTGGCGTGACAAGCAGAACTACTTGCAGGACTACGGATATCGCCAAAAAGACTATGATTGA